The Vairimorpha necatrix chromosome 1, complete sequence genome contains a region encoding:
- a CDS encoding inositol polyphosphate 5-phosphatase: MLQIKVLSYNLNNKKGALNDLYDYINNLSADILLISIQEYFSVLPEFPFSPYVYHKKIYGLHSLILSKLPLTVDFYVFCLGPLYLGNKGFILANINDSIIFTSVHLQHGEGNYTRRTDQFTYLNNILGDIPYPIILAGDFNFRFIKKSNFYRERDDEFVKIKEKFGYSEMSIRFGFTYKYKGSVLDDSKIPSYCDRIIYRNVQCLEYSCLESLVNSDHKLVTGNFEISEIKMVVENKHVFTRSRISEVSCFIYENVIIFTILIVCIVFILRLI; the protein is encoded by the coding sequence ATGttacaaataaaagtaCTATCATACAATCTGAATAATAAGAAAGGAGCtttaaatgatttatatgattatattaataatctTTCTGCTGATATCTTATTGATTTCTATCCAGGAATATTTTTCTGTTTTACCCGAGTTTCCCTTTTCCCCTTATGTTTATCACAAGAAAATCTACGGCTTACATTCCTTAATTTTGTCTAAACTTCCTCTTACTGTCGATTTCTATGTCTTTTGTCTCGGCCCTTTGTATTTGGGCAATAAAGGCTTTATATTGGCAAATATAAATGACTCTATTATTTTCACCAGTGTACATTTACAACACGGAGAAGGGAATTACACAAGAAGAACTGATCAGTTTACTTATCTAAACAATATATTGGGAGATATTCCATATCCCATTATTTTAGCTGGAGATTTCAATTTTCGATTTATTAAGAAGTCGAATTTTTACAGAGAGCGGGACGAtgaatttgtaaaaattaaagagaAGTTTGGATACAGTGAAATGAGTATTAGATTCGGCTTtacttataaatataaggGAAGTGTGCTTGATGATTCTAAGATTCCTTCTTATTGTGATAGAATAATTTACAGAAATGTGCAGTGCCTTGAATATTCTTGTTTGGAAAGTTTAGTAAATTCTGACCACAAATTAGTGACTGGGAATTTTGAGATCtcagaaataaaaatggtaGTTGAGAATAAACATGTATTTACAAGATCAAGAATAAGCGAAGTGtcatgttttatttatgaaaatgtcattatatttacaatattaattgtgtgtattgtttttatactcagattaatataa